One Myxococcota bacterium DNA segment encodes these proteins:
- a CDS encoding carboxypeptidase regulatory-like domain-containing protein: MMKILFFAFLVSQALFAGITGNIKGVIVDEKAEAIGGVTVVATSPSLQGEQVAMTDEKGLYVISNLPAGIYTLKAMFADATSERKGVEVYIERTVSGDMTLKLLNAGGEVYQITEKANHIDVASSTVGVNLTKDYIQNVPMGRDRNFSNAMKALPSAGSDAMGESVGGATSPENVFVVDGMNSTDPSSGLSGTRMVLEFVDQFDVKEGGYGPEFGRATGGVVNAATKSGGNDFHGSIFTYYRPGFLQANPRLVSRVNDSVTRRGKLGYYLNTGFELGGPIVEDKLWFHIGYSPELQKDFWIRDLSAVTGTDSSGQSTFGPTFYSQEFSGFAQSHQYTFKLTHEIDDNNRQSLGIRGAPTFFEGAVGTPFDSDAPTLSLNGDPSTFQFKQWGGNLATGVYNYAGKYWNDKLKLDATVGIHHQQSHWWPTAPGGSSPRVTYMSNVGLNTVWDNMPNDSNFLDNASKSTVRNYSKGGIGSFNDSLLTRISEKVMLTSLFDFAGLHQLKYGVDFEQLRGSKEHGYTGGVYYQRYENTLKETMYNIRGQGIVDAAHGFKIPSLSQTLNWGLFVGDSWNPTPQLTINYGLRWEAQDFYGVKTPAYELKNLSLERKFSILDNVAPRAGLVWDFLGNGKGVVRFNYGRYYESIPMDINERAFGGEGSRIRVYNCPPGSDYLTCAKTPPTDNTTLGGLDSIVAPGLKGQYSDELILSADYEPISSWVFGVAGVYRSLGRVIEDMSTDGGQSYMFGNPGQFDVNTLGDIRNEINHEQDPARRMQLEQNFQNLSRITEFPEAIRNIWQLQFRLDKKLSDNFVILGTYVLSWAKGNYPGLFSATNGQLDPNLSSQFDLPQLLLNRMGYLPQDQRHRIKLSGFYKAGLKEFGIDVPLSFNIGLSGVVQSGTPYEVLGADLLYGSDEIFILPRGSGGRTPWTWSVDLNVGMGYDITPEVTAELFASFFNLTNNRDPVAYDDTYTYDFVRPIRDGDKSQLDYAVNTSGKPVTKNPNYGNAVAFQAPFSTQVGFRLKF; the protein is encoded by the coding sequence ATGATGAAGATTCTGTTTTTTGCGTTTCTAGTCTCTCAAGCTCTTTTTGCTGGTATCACCGGAAATATTAAAGGTGTGATCGTTGATGAAAAGGCCGAAGCCATTGGTGGTGTTACGGTGGTCGCAACCTCGCCTTCATTGCAGGGTGAGCAGGTCGCCATGACCGATGAAAAAGGTCTTTACGTCATCTCAAACTTGCCAGCGGGTATTTATACTTTGAAAGCCATGTTTGCTGACGCGACGAGCGAGCGTAAGGGCGTTGAAGTTTATATTGAGAGGACTGTTAGTGGAGATATGACGCTGAAGCTGCTTAATGCAGGCGGCGAGGTTTACCAAATCACAGAAAAGGCAAACCATATTGACGTTGCATCCAGCACCGTTGGCGTTAACCTAACCAAGGATTATATCCAAAATGTCCCTATGGGCAGGGACCGTAACTTTAGCAATGCCATGAAAGCGCTGCCGAGTGCAGGCAGCGATGCGATGGGCGAGTCAGTCGGTGGCGCGACTTCACCCGAAAACGTTTTCGTGGTGGATGGTATGAATTCTACCGATCCTTCTTCTGGTCTAAGCGGTACCCGCATGGTGCTGGAATTCGTGGACCAGTTCGACGTTAAAGAAGGTGGCTACGGCCCTGAATTTGGACGTGCGACCGGTGGTGTTGTCAACGCCGCCACTAAGAGTGGTGGTAACGATTTTCATGGAAGCATCTTTACCTATTATCGGCCGGGCTTTTTGCAAGCCAACCCTCGTTTGGTCAGTCGTGTAAATGACTCTGTTACCCGTAGAGGAAAGCTCGGTTATTACTTAAATACCGGCTTTGAGCTTGGCGGTCCTATTGTCGAAGATAAATTATGGTTTCACATTGGCTATTCGCCTGAGCTTCAAAAAGATTTCTGGATTAGAGATTTAAGTGCTGTCACTGGCACGGATTCATCGGGACAAAGTACTTTCGGACCGACTTTTTATTCGCAGGAATTTTCAGGCTTTGCACAGTCGCATCAGTATACCTTCAAGTTAACTCATGAAATCGATGATAATAACCGGCAGAGCTTGGGCATTCGCGGTGCGCCAACCTTCTTTGAGGGAGCCGTGGGGACACCGTTTGATTCGGATGCGCCAACTTTGAGTCTAAATGGCGATCCAAGCACATTTCAATTTAAGCAATGGGGCGGCAACTTGGCGACCGGTGTTTATAACTATGCCGGTAAATATTGGAATGATAAATTGAAGCTGGATGCGACCGTTGGTATCCATCATCAACAAAGTCATTGGTGGCCAACGGCTCCAGGTGGATCTTCGCCTCGCGTGACGTACATGTCCAATGTCGGCCTAAATACGGTTTGGGACAACATGCCTAACGACAGCAATTTTTTGGATAATGCGTCAAAAAGTACTGTCCGTAATTATTCAAAAGGTGGAATTGGCAGCTTTAATGACTCTTTGCTGACCCGTATTTCAGAAAAAGTGATGCTAACCAGCTTGTTCGATTTCGCTGGCCTGCATCAGCTTAAATACGGCGTGGATTTTGAACAGCTGCGTGGATCTAAAGAGCATGGTTATACGGGCGGTGTTTACTACCAGCGCTACGAAAATACGCTTAAGGAAACCATGTATAATATCCGCGGTCAGGGTATCGTGGATGCAGCTCATGGTTTTAAAATCCCGTCGCTTTCTCAGACTTTGAACTGGGGCTTGTTCGTGGGTGACAGCTGGAATCCGACACCTCAGTTGACCATCAACTATGGTTTAAGATGGGAAGCACAAGATTTTTATGGTGTTAAAACACCAGCTTATGAACTGAAAAATCTTTCGCTGGAGCGTAAATTTTCGATTTTGGATAACGTTGCACCGAGAGCAGGTTTGGTTTGGGATTTCCTAGGCAACGGAAAAGGAGTCGTGCGATTTAATTACGGTCGTTATTATGAGTCAATTCCGATGGATATTAACGAACGTGCCTTCGGTGGTGAAGGCTCGCGTATTAGGGTCTATAATTGTCCCCCAGGTAGCGACTATTTAACCTGTGCGAAAACGCCTCCCACGGACAATACAACCTTAGGCGGCTTGGATTCCATCGTGGCACCAGGTTTGAAAGGCCAATATTCGGATGAGTTGATTTTAAGCGCTGACTACGAGCCTATTTCATCTTGGGTGTTCGGGGTGGCGGGCGTGTATCGTTCGTTGGGTCGCGTGATCGAAGATATGTCAACCGATGGGGGCCAAAGTTATATGTTTGGTAACCCAGGGCAATTCGATGTGAATACGCTGGGTGATATTCGCAATGAAATTAATCATGAACAAGATCCGGCAAGGCGAATGCAGTTGGAGCAAAATTTTCAAAATCTGTCTCGTATCACCGAATTTCCTGAGGCTATTCGAAATATTTGGCAACTTCAGTTCCGGTTGGACAAGAAGCTCTCCGATAACTTTGTTATCTTAGGAACGTATGTGCTTTCATGGGCCAAGGGTAACTATCCTGGGCTATTTTCAGCAACCAATGGTCAGCTAGATCCAAACTTAAGCAGCCAGTTCGATTTGCCGCAACTTTTGCTTAACCGCATGGGCTATTTGCCTCAAGATCAAAGGCATCGCATCAAGTTGAGCGGATTTTACAAAGCTGGACTTAAAGAGTTTGGTATTGATGTTCCTTTAAGTTTTAATATCGGTCTTTCTGGGGTGGTTCAAAGTGGGACGCCTTATGAAGTCCTAGGCGCTGACTTGTTATACGGAAGTGATGAAATCTTTATCTTGCCTAGAGGATCCGGTGGTAGAACGCCTTGGACTTGGTCTGTGGATCTGAACGTTGGCATGGGCTACGATATTACCCCTGAAGTGACCGCGGAATTGTTTGCTTCGTTCTTCAACTTAACCAACAATCGCGATCCGGTCGCTTACGACGATACCTATACTTACGATTTCGTGAGGCCAATACGTGATGGCGATAAGAGTCAGCTGGATTATGCTGTGAATACCAGCGGTAAGCCTGTCACTAAGAATCCAAACTACGGCAACGCGGTGGCATTCCAGGCGCCGTTTAGTACTCAGGTTGGATTTAGACTGAAGTTCTAG
- the ribF gene encoding riboflavin biosynthesis protein RibF: protein MSVVAIGNFDGLHLGHQALLKKAVLIASEAQLPSIAYTFTPHPRKAPRLMSDAQKAARITELGITQAFFQKFDTSFASLTSLEFIEQVLIGQLQALHVVIGPNFAFGAGARGDADTLRSESRLTTHVVPPVCIDSEVCSSSLIRAAVVAGDLAKATRLLGREYCLTGEVIKGDGRGHQLGFPTANMKVQQEILPPFGVYETFSPRYGKGATNIGIRPTFKDHSSAQIETYFPDFSGDLYGKEIEIILKRKIRDEMRFASVSDLTQQIRRDLEIIDQA, encoded by the coding sequence TTGAGCGTCGTAGCGATTGGAAACTTTGATGGCCTACATCTAGGCCATCAAGCCCTCCTCAAAAAAGCAGTCTTGATAGCAAGTGAAGCTCAGCTTCCTTCGATTGCCTATACTTTTACCCCTCATCCTAGAAAAGCACCGCGTCTAATGTCGGATGCGCAAAAAGCCGCACGGATTACCGAGCTGGGCATTACCCAAGCATTTTTTCAAAAATTTGACACGAGTTTTGCTTCGCTGACTTCGCTTGAATTTATTGAGCAAGTTTTGATTGGCCAGCTGCAGGCGTTGCATGTGGTTATTGGTCCGAATTTTGCTTTTGGCGCAGGCGCCCGTGGTGACGCGGATACGCTTCGAAGTGAGTCTCGTTTAACAACGCACGTGGTTCCGCCAGTTTGCATCGATAGCGAAGTTTGTTCGTCTAGTTTGATTCGTGCAGCGGTTGTTGCCGGTGATTTAGCCAAAGCTACCAGATTGCTTGGGCGAGAATATTGCCTAACAGGTGAAGTGATTAAAGGCGATGGCCGTGGCCATCAGCTCGGCTTTCCAACAGCCAATATGAAGGTGCAGCAAGAAATCTTGCCCCCTTTTGGCGTGTATGAAACCTTTAGCCCTCGGTATGGCAAAGGCGCTACCAATATTGGCATTAGGCCAACTTTTAAAGATCACAGCTCAGCCCAGATCGAGACATATTTTCCAGACTTTTCGGGCGATCTTTACGGCAAAGAAATCGAAATTATATTAAAGCGCAAGATTCGCGATGAAATGCGGTTTGCATCTGTGAGTGACTTAACACAGCAAATTAGGCGTGATTTGGAAATAATCGATCAGGCATAA
- a CDS encoding SRPBCC family protein, with protein MRILPTLAMLLSVCALAKNLEPYGANPTLDLTTEQKAKVEKGELVFWDKSEDLPQNRFLREGSAIFRVNAAPEAVWKVISDFSKYPQWAYKVGDAKEYKPTESGKHHVEFKAQIVGKKYYVVHDFPVSNRGVGTWHSDHDKKSECVLDTVGFWRVDPVKEHPNQSDVYYSGKVILNRTCAKGFLGVGGFNAKDMAHQTFDKIKKRV; from the coding sequence ATGAGAATTCTACCCACGCTTGCAATGCTTTTATCTGTGTGTGCTTTGGCAAAGAATTTGGAGCCTTATGGCGCGAATCCCACTTTGGATTTGACCACAGAACAAAAAGCCAAAGTCGAAAAAGGTGAATTGGTGTTTTGGGATAAGTCAGAAGACCTGCCTCAAAATCGTTTTTTAAGAGAAGGGTCGGCTATATTTCGGGTGAACGCTGCGCCTGAAGCAGTTTGGAAAGTCATCAGTGATTTTAGCAAATACCCGCAATGGGCCTACAAAGTAGGTGACGCCAAAGAATATAAGCCGACTGAAAGCGGTAAGCATCATGTTGAGTTTAAAGCGCAGATTGTCGGTAAAAAATATTATGTTGTACATGATTTCCCTGTATCCAACCGCGGCGTCGGAACCTGGCATAGCGATCACGATAAAAAGAGCGAATGCGTTTTGGACACTGTAGGCTTTTGGCGCGTGGATCCTGTGAAGGAACACCCGAATCAAAGTGATGTCTACTATTCGGGCAAAGTGATTTTGAATCGCACCTGCGCGAAAGGCTTTTTGGGCGTTGGCGGTTTCAATGCCAAAGACATGGCGCATCAAACCTTCGACAAAATTAAAAAGCGCGTCTAA
- the glmM gene encoding phosphoglucosamine mutase gives MSQRQLFGTDGIRGQANLYPITVEVMLALGRALAHSVHKPGHRGTIVIGKDTRLSGYALEQALAAGVCSMGADVRLLGPLPTPGVAYITRAIKADAGVMISASHNAYHDNGIKIFGGDGFKLADAQELALEKLILEPHFESPLYDQIGKAKRINDATGRYGTHLHEILPLDFDLKGKKIVLDCANGAAYKVAPQVLTELGAEVIILGDRPNGININHQVGSLHPQAAQAMVRQTGASLGIVLDGDADRLVLIDEKGEIVLGDALLALLAVHLKVPTLVCTDMSNLALEKCLAEHGIKVERTNVGDRYVLERLRAGGHTFGGEESGHLIFTNHGTTGDGLAGALMVLSLLQKAQKPLSELKNIFKPMPRAIQNRPVPEKIPFEDLPNSTALMQKIKADLSRNGRLFVRYSGTEKKLRILIEGPEQSEINSMAGQLADTIIGEIQTSLFRHSL, from the coding sequence ATGAGTCAAAGACAATTATTCGGAACCGATGGCATTCGGGGGCAGGCCAATCTGTACCCCATCACGGTTGAAGTAATGCTGGCCCTCGGCCGCGCTTTGGCCCATTCGGTTCATAAGCCCGGACACCGCGGCACCATTGTCATTGGCAAAGACACCAGGCTTTCGGGCTACGCGCTCGAACAAGCGCTGGCTGCAGGCGTATGCTCCATGGGCGCGGATGTGCGCCTCCTAGGACCTCTGCCAACGCCAGGCGTCGCCTATATCACCAGAGCCATCAAAGCCGATGCCGGCGTCATGATCTCGGCAAGTCACAATGCATACCATGACAATGGCATCAAGATTTTCGGCGGCGACGGCTTCAAGCTCGCGGACGCCCAAGAGCTCGCCCTAGAAAAGCTCATCCTAGAGCCTCACTTCGAAAGCCCGCTTTACGATCAAATCGGTAAAGCCAAACGCATCAACGATGCCACCGGTCGTTACGGCACACATTTGCATGAGATTTTGCCCCTAGATTTCGACCTCAAAGGCAAAAAGATCGTTCTCGATTGCGCCAACGGCGCCGCCTACAAAGTCGCCCCACAAGTTTTAACAGAACTCGGCGCTGAGGTTATCATTCTGGGCGATCGGCCAAACGGCATCAACATCAACCACCAGGTAGGCTCCCTACATCCACAAGCTGCACAGGCGATGGTCCGCCAAACCGGCGCCAGCCTAGGCATTGTCTTAGACGGCGACGCTGACCGCTTGGTGCTAATTGATGAAAAGGGCGAAATCGTCCTCGGTGATGCACTTTTAGCTCTATTGGCGGTACACCTCAAAGTGCCCACGCTGGTATGCACTGACATGAGCAACCTGGCTCTCGAAAAATGCCTGGCTGAACATGGTATCAAAGTAGAACGCACCAATGTAGGAGATCGCTACGTACTAGAGCGCCTCCGTGCAGGCGGTCACACCTTCGGCGGCGAAGAATCCGGCCACCTCATCTTCACCAACCACGGCACAACCGGCGATGGCTTAGCCGGCGCACTCATGGTTCTCTCTCTCCTGCAGAAAGCTCAAAAACCATTGTCGGAACTAAAAAACATCTTCAAGCCAATGCCAAGGGCCATACAAAATCGCCCGGTCCCGGAAAAAATACCCTTCGAAGATTTGCCAAACTCAACAGCTTTGATGCAAAAAATCAAAGCAGACCTAAGCCGAAACGGTCGTTTGTTTGTACGCTATAGCGGCACGGAAAAAAAACTGCGCATCCTCATCGAAGGGCCAGAACAATCAGAAATAAATAGTATGGCCGGACAACTCGCCGACACAATAATCGGCGAAATCCAAACCAGTCTATTTAGACATTCTTTGTAA
- a CDS encoding DUF423 domain-containing protein, with the protein MTETALRRLSGLLGFSAILLGAIGAHAVPLGVMSTSFETATKYQLLHALLLLYLSDKSKIGSLLIISGCVFFCGGIYLKAFTGNPIYTGLAPAGGISFMLAWLSLAFARN; encoded by the coding sequence ATGACGGAGACTGCGCTGCGACGGCTTAGTGGTTTACTTGGCTTTAGTGCTATTTTGCTTGGCGCCATTGGTGCGCACGCTGTGCCGCTTGGAGTGATGTCTACAAGTTTTGAGACAGCGACCAAGTATCAGCTCTTGCATGCTTTATTGCTTTTGTATCTTTCAGATAAAAGCAAAATTGGCAGTTTGCTTATCATTTCAGGTTGCGTGTTTTTTTGTGGTGGGATCTATCTAAAGGCTTTCACGGGCAACCCTATTTACACGGGATTGGCACCTGCTGGCGGTATTTCATTTATGCTGGCTTGGCTTTCTCTAGCATTTGCCAGAAATTAG
- a CDS encoding valine--tRNA ligase — protein sequence MDPKYDAKSVESKWRKIFDGVKFFEPDQKKDDPYVIIMPPPNVTGVLHNGHALFVTLQDVLIRFNRLKGKKTLWLPGTDHAGIATQTVVEREVLKTEGKTRHELGREEFTKRIWDWVKQNGATIIDQMKRLGASADWSRQKFTLDPDCIHAVNEAFVRLWNDGLIYRGERLVNWDPGTQTALSNEEVEHITRKGELFKFAYQINGSTDEIIVATTRPETMLGDTAIAVNPKDKRYSQVVGKTVIHPFFPNRHIPIIADNMVDIDFGTGAVKITPAHDPADFATGERHGLERISIFTIDGKISANGGSYQGLTRSQARSKLITDLEALGFNRGSEVLEHNVSVSSRSGEDIEPMLSKQYFINTKSMAKAAYNAVETGQTRIIPASWKKTYDHFMLNIQDWCISRQLWWGHRIPVFYDLEKLAGRKLDDLSESEMREVSIASTEDLVALHGAHKYIQEADVLDTWFSSGLWPFSTLGWPKQTEDLKMFYPSAVLETGFDILFFWVARMMMFGIHFMGQAPFKDIYLHAMVRDAHGRKMSKSLGNAIDPTDVVDGINLDDLLAKTKTYPVPIKMLPQVLEGLKKDYPEGLPASGADGLRLSLAMLSGQGRDVKLAIPRVSGYRAFLNKIWNATRFALMRLGDSPILPIADVQAKLALEDRYILSRLQKVIAETDKAISNYEFSVASDTIYQFFWTEICDWYIELAKIRIETEEVRSVLVELLSVSVRLLHPFCPFVTEEIWQNLPGSQGYCSFAEFPKANSDLIDETAEREFKKLQEVIVMVRNARQESNLPAQKKLPAIILADSAEDLSLLNNFRDAIVKMALLESVQFSQRAGFNVPKLAATNSSASFDAILLLEGLMDPAAESARLTKDFEKTSKELESLETRLANPGFVSKAPAHVLEQHRQQLADLTQKRAQLEASLQRLK from the coding sequence ATGGACCCTAAGTACGATGCCAAAAGTGTAGAGTCAAAATGGCGAAAAATTTTCGATGGTGTCAAGTTTTTTGAACCAGACCAAAAAAAAGATGACCCATACGTCATCATTATGCCTCCGCCAAATGTCACTGGCGTACTTCACAATGGTCACGCTTTATTCGTCACACTGCAAGACGTCTTAATCAGATTCAATCGTCTCAAAGGCAAAAAGACCCTCTGGCTACCTGGCACCGACCACGCGGGCATTGCCACACAAACCGTCGTTGAGCGAGAAGTCCTAAAAACTGAAGGCAAAACCAGACACGAGCTGGGCCGAGAAGAATTCACCAAACGCATTTGGGACTGGGTCAAACAAAACGGCGCCACCATCATTGACCAAATGAAACGCCTAGGCGCATCAGCCGACTGGAGCCGCCAAAAATTTACGCTAGATCCCGACTGCATCCATGCAGTCAACGAAGCCTTTGTCCGCCTATGGAACGATGGCCTAATCTATCGAGGCGAAAGACTCGTTAACTGGGACCCTGGCACTCAAACCGCGCTGAGCAACGAAGAGGTTGAGCACATTACCCGAAAAGGCGAACTGTTTAAGTTTGCTTACCAAATTAATGGCTCAACGGACGAAATCATCGTAGCCACTACCCGGCCTGAAACCATGCTGGGCGATACGGCGATTGCAGTAAATCCAAAAGATAAGCGCTATAGCCAAGTGGTCGGCAAAACCGTCATACACCCATTTTTCCCAAACCGGCACATACCCATCATTGCTGACAATATGGTTGATATCGACTTCGGCACTGGCGCGGTCAAAATCACCCCCGCTCATGACCCGGCCGACTTTGCGACCGGCGAACGGCACGGCTTAGAGCGCATCTCTATCTTTACCATCGATGGCAAAATCAGTGCCAACGGCGGCTCTTACCAAGGCTTAACGCGCAGCCAGGCTCGCAGCAAACTCATCACCGACCTAGAAGCTCTGGGCTTTAACCGCGGCAGCGAAGTACTCGAACACAACGTCAGCGTATCTTCGCGCTCGGGCGAAGACATCGAACCGATGCTGAGCAAGCAATACTTCATCAACACCAAAAGCATGGCTAAGGCTGCTTATAATGCCGTTGAGACCGGACAGACGCGCATCATCCCAGCAAGTTGGAAGAAGACCTACGATCATTTCATGCTCAACATCCAAGACTGGTGTATCTCCCGCCAGCTTTGGTGGGGACATCGTATTCCCGTATTCTACGATTTGGAAAAGCTCGCCGGCAGAAAGCTGGATGATTTGTCCGAAAGCGAGATGCGCGAAGTATCCATTGCCAGCACAGAAGACTTGGTCGCTTTGCATGGCGCGCACAAATATATCCAAGAAGCGGACGTTCTAGACACGTGGTTTTCATCCGGCCTGTGGCCTTTCTCGACCTTGGGATGGCCTAAGCAGACTGAAGATCTAAAAATGTTCTACCCCTCGGCCGTTTTAGAAACCGGCTTTGACATTTTGTTCTTCTGGGTTGCCAGAATGATGATGTTTGGCATCCATTTTATGGGCCAGGCGCCTTTTAAAGATATCTACCTGCATGCCATGGTACGCGACGCTCATGGCCGTAAAATGTCTAAATCTCTAGGCAATGCCATCGATCCAACAGACGTTGTGGATGGCATTAACCTCGATGATTTATTAGCCAAAACCAAAACCTATCCAGTGCCTATAAAAATGCTGCCCCAAGTTTTGGAAGGCCTTAAAAAGGACTACCCAGAAGGATTGCCTGCCTCTGGCGCGGATGGATTACGCCTCAGCCTGGCGATGCTGTCCGGTCAAGGGCGCGATGTAAAACTGGCTATTCCACGAGTTTCCGGCTATCGCGCATTTTTGAATAAAATTTGGAACGCCACGCGCTTTGCGCTCATGCGCTTGGGCGACAGCCCTATTTTGCCGATTGCAGACGTGCAAGCGAAGTTGGCTCTTGAAGACCGGTATATTCTGTCCCGCTTACAAAAAGTGATTGCCGAAACCGATAAAGCCATCAGCAATTATGAGTTTTCCGTTGCCTCAGACACCATTTATCAATTCTTTTGGACCGAGATTTGCGACTGGTACATTGAGCTGGCGAAGATTCGCATTGAAACGGAAGAAGTGCGCTCTGTTTTGGTCGAACTGCTATCGGTCAGCGTCAGACTGCTTCACCCTTTTTGTCCTTTTGTCACGGAAGAAATCTGGCAAAATCTGCCAGGCTCACAAGGCTACTGCTCCTTCGCTGAATTTCCAAAAGCAAATTCAGATCTCATCGATGAAACCGCCGAAAGAGAGTTCAAAAAGCTACAAGAAGTCATCGTCATGGTCCGAAATGCCAGACAAGAATCCAATTTGCCTGCGCAAAAGAAGCTGCCAGCCATTATCTTGGCTGACTCCGCCGAAGACTTAAGCCTTCTCAACAACTTCCGCGATGCGATTGTCAAAATGGCCCTACTAGAATCAGTACAGTTTTCCCAGCGAGCTGGATTCAACGTACCCAAACTAGCGGCTACTAACTCAAGCGCATCATTCGACGCCATTTTGCTGCTGGAAGGGCTCATGGACCCAGCGGCTGAAAGCGCGCGCCTTACCAAAGACTTCGAGAAGACATCCAAAGAGCTTGAAAGTTTAGAGACCAGACTGGCAAATCCAGGCTTCGTCTCAAAAGCGCCAGCTCATGTGCTAGAACAGCATCGCCAACAGTTGGCGGACTTAACTCAAAAACGTGCGCAATTAGAAGCAAGCCTGCAGCGACTCAAATAA
- a CDS encoding SRPBCC family protein — MTKFLCTLSMLLSLSALADFSPYMGEPPMVHLTSAQQADVAAGKLVFLIENTKGEFNEGSVAFRVNAKPEKVWKVLADFSQYADWSYRVGDAKVYKQIGNDTIFVDFTTDRLSKHYYVMNKFPMKDWSTWATDHSRSNDCVLDTVGFWRVQEAPGNPNASDVIQYGKLQLTSLCANGVFGIGAFNARDMANTIHRNLKARAEAL, encoded by the coding sequence ATGACAAAATTTTTGTGTACACTCAGCATGCTTTTGAGCCTTAGCGCCCTGGCCGATTTTTCTCCTTACATGGGTGAGCCGCCCATGGTTCATCTGACATCGGCTCAACAAGCTGATGTTGCAGCGGGTAAGTTGGTATTTTTGATCGAAAACACCAAAGGCGAATTTAATGAAGGCTCAGTAGCTTTTAGAGTAAACGCTAAGCCTGAAAAAGTATGGAAAGTATTAGCTGATTTTAGCCAGTACGCTGATTGGTCGTATCGTGTAGGCGATGCCAAAGTTTACAAACAAATCGGCAATGATACCATTTTCGTTGATTTCACGACCGACCGTTTGAGCAAGCACTACTATGTGATGAACAAGTTTCCTATGAAAGATTGGTCCACCTGGGCAACTGACCATAGCCGCTCCAACGACTGCGTCTTGGACACCGTAGGTTTTTGGCGCGTTCAAGAAGCTCCAGGCAACCCAAACGCCAGCGATGTGATTCAATACGGCAAGCTACAATTAACCAGCCTCTGCGCCAACGGCGTATTCGGCATCGGCGCATTCAACGCCCGCGACATGGCAAATACGATTCATCGCAATCTAAAAGCAAGAGCCGAAGCTCTGTAA
- a CDS encoding tetratricopeptide repeat protein encodes MRVILGVISLFFINGCAALDARVEANQAYQAFNKKDYAGAIEHYGIALQNSPDNRSLQKNLGLSHLELAKTAENPTDATTHYNQAIDALFKVLKQTPEDKELGAVLVEAWTQTDRLQEASTYYQEYVKKFPKDPEGWQILGQIEVHRGNYQAALDTYEKRQQLEPEDLQITSGKAILCWEWLRASEAEDSSKAIEIANIGLDAAMKTDAKDPKHPTALVYAGLLLRQRAARQKDSKASQNDLLEAKKLLERVRARNKGA; translated from the coding sequence ATGCGAGTTATCCTGGGCGTCATTTCACTTTTTTTTATCAATGGATGCGCTGCGCTCGATGCGAGAGTCGAAGCGAACCAAGCTTATCAAGCATTTAACAAGAAAGACTACGCCGGCGCAATCGAACACTACGGAATTGCCCTTCAAAATTCTCCAGATAATCGCTCGTTGCAAAAAAATCTCGGCCTCAGCCACTTAGAGCTCGCCAAGACTGCAGAAAATCCCACAGACGCGACCACCCATTACAACCAAGCCATAGATGCATTGTTCAAAGTCCTCAAACAAACTCCCGAAGACAAAGAACTCGGAGCAGTGCTGGTCGAAGCCTGGACACAAACGGACCGTCTGCAAGAGGCATCAACCTACTATCAAGAATACGTCAAAAAATTTCCAAAAGATCCAGAAGGCTGGCAAATCCTAGGTCAGATAGAAGTGCACCGCGGCAACTATCAAGCCGCGCTCGATACCTATGAAAAAAGGCAGCAACTTGAGCCTGAAGATCTCCAAATTACGTCCGGCAAAGCTATCCTATGCTGGGAATGGTTGAGAGCAAGTGAAGCAGAGGATTCTAGCAAAGCCATTGAGATTGCCAATATTGGTCTAGACGCAGCGATGAAAACCGACGCGAAGGATCCAAAACATCCCACAGCATTGGTTTACGCAGGCTTACTGCTCAGGCAGCGCGCCGCCCGGCAAAAAGACTCGAAGGCTTCTCAAAATGATTTGCTTGAAGCCAAAAAATTACTGGAACGCGTGAGAGCCAGAAACAAAGGAGCTTGA
- the rpsU gene encoding 30S ribosomal protein S21, which translates to MTKVAVRDGESIERALKRFKRKVEQSGVLKEVRKREHYVKPSVKKKLKARAAEARARKREKRVFPKSNNA; encoded by the coding sequence TTGACAAAAGTAGCAGTAAGAGATGGCGAGTCCATCGAACGTGCCCTGAAGCGTTTCAAGCGCAAAGTGGAGCAATCCGGCGTTTTGAAAGAAGTCAGAAAGCGTGAACACTATGTAAAGCCTTCCGTCAAAAAGAAGCTGAAAGCTCGTGCCGCAGAAGCCCGTGCTAGAAAGCGTGAAAAACGCGTGTTCCCTAAGAGCAACAACGCTTGA